The Sorangiineae bacterium MSr11367 genome window below encodes:
- a CDS encoding PAAR domain-containing protein has translation MIVTAEGKTGQFVKTYKDKLTAAKAENPSWGLLDDIDPGIQKALDIIIDPPASPTDTGLDKTKKTVDRLKNAYDLGMKIADFVTQPSATFASYVDGIAGNAFDRLLMLNPISQAANSYFELPAATIGAVFIGQFHTHQHPPSWVPPAPPVPLFSLGQVVTGCPTVRIHGMPAATTDDIGYAIGCGSLSPFFKIFTGSSSVKIGGKRAARVGDLVKYCQPTPPVKPGDPPVPKNGTQAFIAVVKDKFFVKSSKGEDPKLAKWRNKWTTGPTALLGAASAAYAWDKSQRDLQKARDDAKAKHEAAKGGDPTAQTAAASADAAVEAQQAAIAAENEARVGAGETLVMDVLRSSLDKLLGKDPGAPPPWGTIAIPTQMDVAIGGFPMPETAVLVGKARGFLTKRGARWAKAARFEAAKAKIVAARGGREAQTSAEKRADARAALALMKREQEAEAFAKKREELKTTSIYEKESDQRKQAFDEIKAKRTKEQAGKQEARDKRAAARQADIDNTKLLMAQDRGTTPDKVSDEQAVEAIRVRNETNDPTLKPVYDKERAREAVAKQAREAAEKEAKETASKRASEAVTKTKV, from the coding sequence ATGATCGTCACCGCGGAGGGTAAGACGGGCCAATTCGTCAAGACCTATAAGGACAAGCTCACCGCCGCGAAGGCGGAGAACCCGAGCTGGGGTCTGCTCGACGACATCGATCCGGGGATTCAAAAAGCACTCGACATCATCATCGACCCGCCGGCGAGCCCGACGGACACGGGGCTCGACAAGACCAAGAAGACCGTGGACCGTCTCAAGAATGCGTACGATCTGGGCATGAAGATCGCTGACTTCGTGACCCAACCTTCCGCGACGTTTGCCTCGTATGTCGACGGAATTGCGGGTAACGCCTTCGACCGGCTGCTCATGCTGAATCCCATTAGCCAGGCTGCCAATAGCTACTTCGAGCTGCCGGCCGCAACCATCGGAGCGGTATTCATCGGGCAATTCCATACGCATCAGCACCCACCTAGCTGGGTGCCTCCGGCGCCGCCCGTCCCCTTGTTCAGCCTCGGACAGGTCGTCACGGGATGCCCCACGGTGCGGATCCACGGGATGCCGGCGGCCACGACGGACGATATTGGCTATGCAATTGGGTGTGGCAGCCTATCGCCGTTCTTCAAGATTTTCACGGGCTCGAGCAGCGTCAAGATTGGTGGCAAGCGAGCCGCGCGCGTAGGGGATCTCGTCAAGTATTGCCAGCCCACACCGCCCGTGAAGCCCGGAGATCCGCCGGTGCCGAAGAACGGCACGCAAGCGTTCATCGCGGTCGTTAAAGACAAATTTTTCGTCAAGTCGAGCAAGGGCGAGGATCCGAAGCTCGCAAAGTGGAGAAACAAATGGACGACGGGGCCGACCGCACTCTTGGGTGCAGCGTCGGCGGCCTACGCATGGGACAAATCGCAGCGGGACCTGCAGAAGGCGCGTGATGACGCCAAGGCAAAGCACGAAGCCGCAAAAGGTGGTGACCCGACGGCGCAGACCGCAGCGGCGTCCGCGGACGCGGCGGTCGAGGCCCAGCAAGCCGCCATCGCAGCGGAGAACGAGGCGAGGGTCGGCGCCGGGGAGACGCTCGTGATGGACGTTCTTCGCTCGTCATTGGACAAGCTCCTCGGGAAGGACCCCGGAGCACCGCCGCCATGGGGGACCATCGCCATCCCAACGCAAATGGATGTGGCCATCGGTGGATTCCCCATGCCCGAGACCGCCGTTCTCGTAGGTAAAGCGCGCGGATTCCTCACCAAACGAGGCGCGCGCTGGGCAAAGGCCGCACGGTTCGAGGCGGCCAAGGCCAAGATCGTCGCTGCAAGAGGAGGGCGAGAGGCCCAAACGTCCGCCGAGAAACGTGCGGATGCGCGGGCCGCGCTGGCTCTCATGAAAAGGGAGCAGGAGGCCGAGGCGTTCGCGAAAAAGCGTGAGGAGCTAAAGACCACGAGCATCTACGAGAAAGAGTCGGACCAAAGAAAGCAAGCCTTCGACGAGATCAAGGCGAAGCGCACCAAGGAGCAAGCCGGCAAGCAGGAAGCGCGGGACAAGCGAGCGGCGGCTCGCCAAGCCGATATCGACAATACGAAGTTGCTGATGGCGCAGGATCGCGGCACAACGCCCGACAAGGTAAGCGATGAGCAGGCGGTAGAGGCGATTCGCGTTCGCAACGAGACGAACGATCCCACGCTGAAACCGGTCTACGACAAGGAGCGCGCCCGAGAGGCCGTTGCGAAACAAGCTCGAGAGGCGGCGGAGAAGGAGGCCAAGGAGACGGCCTCGAAGCGCGCGAGTGAAGCGGTCACCAAAACGAAGGTTTGA